ACCCCAAGAGCGCGGCCGCGCGGGATGATGGTGACCTTGTGCACCGGATCGTGCTCCGGCACCAGTCGGCCGATGATGGCGTGGCCGGCTTCGTGGTACGCGGTGTTGGTCTTTTCTTTCTCGTTCATCACCATGGATTTGCGCTCGGCACCCATCATGATCTTGTCGCGGGCGCGCTCGAATTCTTCCATGGTGACCATGCGGCGGTTGGCGCGGGCGGCAAACAGGGCGGCCTCGTTCACCAGGTTGGCGAGGTCCGCACCGGAGAAACCGGGGGTACCGCGGGCAATGGTCTGCGGGTCGACTTTCTCGTCCAGCGGCACCTTGCGCATGTGTACTTTCAGGATCTGTTCGCGGCCGCGGATATCCGGCAGGCCGACAAACACCTGGCGGTCGAAGCGGCCCGGGCGCAGCAGCGCGGAGTCCAGCACGTCCGGGCGGTTGGTGGCGGCGATGACGATTACGCCCTCGTTGCCTTCAAAGCCGTCCATTTCCACCAGCAGCTGGTTGAGGGTCTGTTCGCGCTCGTCGTGGCCACCGCCCACACCGGCACCGCGGTGGCGGCCAACGGCATCGATCTCATCGATAAAGATGATGCACGGCGCCTGCTTCTTGGCCTGCTCGAACATATCGCGCACACGGGATGCACCCACGCCCACGAACATTTCCACGAAGTCGGAACCGGAGATGGAGAAGAAAGGCACTTTGGCTTCGCCGGCAATGGCCTTGGCCAGCAGGGTTTTACCGGTACCGGGGGGGCCCGCCATCAGTACACCGCGGGGAATGGCACCGCCGAGGCGCTGGAATTTGGACGGGTCGCGCAGGAACTCCACCAGCTCCTGCACGTCTTCTTTGGCTTCATCCACACCCGCCACATCGGCGAAGGTGGTTTTGATCTGGTCTTCGCCTAACAGGCGCGCCTTGCTCTTGCCGAAGGCCATGGGGCCGGACCGGCCGCCCGCGCCGCCCTGCATCTGGCGCATGAAGAACATGAATACGGCAATGATGATCAGGATCGGGAAGCTGGCCACCAGCAGCTGCTGCCAGATACTGGGGGACTCTGGCTCGCGGCCATTGAACTGTACGCCACCGCGCACCAGCTCGTTGGTGAGCTCGTCGTCGATGATCTGCGGCTGGATGGTCTTGAAGCGGCTGCCATCGGCCTTTTCACCGGTGATGACCAGGCCATCAACCAGAGCGCTCTTTATCTGGCCAGACTGCACATCCTGTACAAACTCGGAATAGCTGACGGACTCGTCCCGGGTTTGCGGCTTGAAGTTTTGGAAGACCATCAGCAGCACCGCAGCGATGATCAGCCACAACACCAGATTCTTTGCCATATCGTTCAAAGGGTATGCCCTCTTGCCATTGCCTTAGCAGCTAATTCCATTCCACCCAGTATAGGCGGCGAAAATCGTACATCTGTCGCTCCGGTCATCCAGCCCCTGCGGTAATCGTCGGAAGGAGTACTGAAGACAGGAAGCGGGCGCCAGCCATTGCCGGCGCAGGGTGCCGTTGTACCACACCGCCCGACCTGCGCCAAAGCAGCGGGGCTCGTTGGTCAGCCGGGGACGCGGCTCCCCTTTGGTGGTACGGCCTATCCCTTGAAGCCGCGCGCTACAACGTAGACTTCGCGGGAGCGGGGACGGGATGCACCGGGTTTGCGGGTAACCACGGTCTGATATTGACTGCGGAGATCGCGGATCAGTTCATCGAAACCTTCCCCCTGAAACACCTTGGCGACAAATCCGCCCCCGGGTTTCAGGGTCTGGCGGGCCATATCCACCGCCAGCTCCACCAGATACATGGAGGCAGGCTGATCCACAGCGCGCACTCCACTCATATTGGGGGCCATATCGGAAATCACAAGGTCGGCGCGTTCTTCTCCCAGCTTTTCCAACAGCTGGTCGAACACCGCTTCCTCGGTAAAGTCGCCCTGCACGAAGTCCACCCCCGCCAGTGCGTCCATTTCCAGGATATCGGAGGCCAGCACCCGGCCCTTGTGGCCCACCAGTTCTGCGGCCACCTGGGACCAGCCTCCAGGGGCGGCGCCCAGATCGACCACGGTCATGCCGGGTTTGATCAGGCGGTCCTTCTCCTGCAGCTCCTGCAGCTTGTAGGACGCACGCGAGCGATACCCGTCTTTCTGGGATTGCTTGACGTAGTGGTCATTGAAATGTTCACGTAGCCAGCGG
This Microbulbifer sp. Q7 DNA region includes the following protein-coding sequences:
- the ftsH gene encoding ATP-dependent zinc metalloprotease FtsH is translated as MAKNLVLWLIIAAVLLMVFQNFKPQTRDESVSYSEFVQDVQSGQIKSALVDGLVITGEKADGSRFKTIQPQIIDDELTNELVRGGVQFNGREPESPSIWQQLLVASFPILIIIAVFMFFMRQMQGGAGGRSGPMAFGKSKARLLGEDQIKTTFADVAGVDEAKEDVQELVEFLRDPSKFQRLGGAIPRGVLMAGPPGTGKTLLAKAIAGEAKVPFFSISGSDFVEMFVGVGASRVRDMFEQAKKQAPCIIFIDEIDAVGRHRGAGVGGGHDEREQTLNQLLVEMDGFEGNEGVIVIAATNRPDVLDSALLRPGRFDRQVFVGLPDIRGREQILKVHMRKVPLDEKVDPQTIARGTPGFSGADLANLVNEAALFAARANRRMVTMEEFERARDKIMMGAERKSMVMNEKEKTNTAYHEAGHAIIGRLVPEHDPVHKVTIIPRGRALGVTQFLPEEDKYSLSKRALESQLCSLFGGRIAEEMTLGADGVTTGASNDIERATDIARSMVTKWGLSEKLGPLHYGEDESGQPGHGNPISGKTSNEIDEEVRRIIDTCYDRAQKLLEDNRDILESMKDALMEYETLDAEQVDDLMARRKVRPPKDWHDNDYTGGGPADEVPEADADVKPKDGDTPVGGPVNGH
- the rlmE gene encoding 23S rRNA (uridine(2552)-2'-O)-methyltransferase RlmE, producing MGRSKSSHRWLREHFNDHYVKQSQKDGYRSRASYKLQELQEKDRLIKPGMTVVDLGAAPGGWSQVAAELVGHKGRVLASDILEMDALAGVDFVQGDFTEEAVFDQLLEKLGEERADLVISDMAPNMSGVRAVDQPASMYLVELAVDMARQTLKPGGGFVAKVFQGEGFDELIRDLRSQYQTVVTRKPGASRPRSREVYVVARGFKG